One stretch of Clupea harengus chromosome 2, Ch_v2.0.2, whole genome shotgun sequence DNA includes these proteins:
- the tank gene encoding TRAF family member-associated NF-kappa-B activator isoform X2 yields the protein MLQGNDIRDCSEVHLHNLAGVSSKAEDILETFQEIQGKFQLIRMLSKRQKDHLKRIHRGKDSANDTQFSMPIQCTDVTAEQAEASFSSSSSSSSSAVARTSLDEPLPASSLATSGLAAGSLAVSSLASRGASPEDGDSVDSLTKLSVKFPPRTDSEYDFLNSAPEKPMQLAATTVHRTGLLVSVLPTIEEPSKELGVPFAYPTSPPPSSSIPSVSSSMSLESVRGPQQPLWSPELSDAGAVASSQACAEPHQQENCAFCHASVPQDRMYSHLNSHFKNSACN from the exons atgcttCAG GGGAATGATATCAGGGACTGTTCTGAGGTGCATCTTCACAATCTTGCTGGAGTGAGCTCTAAGGC TGAAGACATCCTCGAAACCTTTCAGGAAATCCAGGGGAAATTCCAGCTGATACGAATGCTCTCCAAACGACAGAAAGATCACCTGAAACGAATACACAGAGGGAAGGATTCTGCCAATG ATACACAGTTTTCCATGCCCATCCAGTGCACGGATGTGACTGCCGAGCAGGCTGAGgcatccttctcttcttcctcctcctcttcctcctcggcTGTGGCACGAACCAGCCTGGACGAGCCGCTGCCCGCCAGCTCATTAGCCACCAGCGGATTAGCCGCCGGCTCGTTGGCCGTTAGCTCGCTGGCCTCACGCGGGGCCAGTCCTGAGGACGGCGACTCTGTGGACTCGCTCACCAAGCTAAGCGTTAAGTTCCCACCGCGGACGGACAGCGAGTATGACTTCCTCAACAGCGCACCGGAGAAGCCTATGCAGCTGGCCGCCACCACTGTGCACCGGACTGGTTTGCTGGTGAGCGTGCTCCCCACTATTGAGGAGCCCTCGAAGGAACTAGGAGTGCCTTTCGCCTACCcgacctcccctcctccctcatcctccATACCCTCAGTGTCTTCCTCAATGTCGCTAGAGAGCGTACGCGGGCCTCAGCAG CCACTCTGGAGCCCAGAGCTGAGTGACGCCGGGGCCGTAGCCTCGTCGCAGGCCTGCGCGGAGCCACACCAGCAGGAGAACTGTGCTTTCTGCCACGCCAGCGTACCCCAAGACCGCATGTACAGCCACCTCAATTCACACTTTAAGAACAGCGCATGCAATTGA
- the tank gene encoding TRAF family member-associated NF-kappa-B activator isoform X1, producing the protein MEKNIADQLNKAFDAYRTASLERDDAKRQLKQKTEYYERYTLKLQQQIEDQNQQISRLQAELISATNHASGEIKCYETSHRKQEAEPLSPGEHRLSKSSSRSHRTNHFLGNDIRDCSEVHLHNLAGVSSKAEDILETFQEIQGKFQLIRMLSKRQKDHLKRIHRGKDSANDTQFSMPIQCTDVTAEQAEASFSSSSSSSSSAVARTSLDEPLPASSLATSGLAAGSLAVSSLASRGASPEDGDSVDSLTKLSVKFPPRTDSEYDFLNSAPEKPMQLAATTVHRTGLLVSVLPTIEEPSKELGVPFAYPTSPPPSSSIPSVSSSMSLESVRGPQQPLWSPELSDAGAVASSQACAEPHQQENCAFCHASVPQDRMYSHLNSHFKNSACN; encoded by the exons ATGGAGAAGAATATTGCTGACCAGCTCAACAAAGCCTTTGATGCATATCGCACAGCCTCCCTCGAGCGAGACGATGCCAAGAGGCAACTGAAGCAAAAG ACTGAGTATTATGAGAGATACACACTGAAGCTTCAACAGCAGATAGAGGACCAAAATCAACAGATTTCTAGACTTCAGGCTGAATTAATTtcagcaacaaatcatgcttCAG GTGAGATAAAATGTTACGAGACTAGCCACCGAAAACAGGAAGCTGAGCCCTTGTCACCTGGTGAACATCGCCTCAGCAAGTCATCCTCTCGCTCCCATAGGACAAACCACTTCCTG GGGAATGATATCAGGGACTGTTCTGAGGTGCATCTTCACAATCTTGCTGGAGTGAGCTCTAAGGC TGAAGACATCCTCGAAACCTTTCAGGAAATCCAGGGGAAATTCCAGCTGATACGAATGCTCTCCAAACGACAGAAAGATCACCTGAAACGAATACACAGAGGGAAGGATTCTGCCAATG ATACACAGTTTTCCATGCCCATCCAGTGCACGGATGTGACTGCCGAGCAGGCTGAGgcatccttctcttcttcctcctcctcttcctcctcggcTGTGGCACGAACCAGCCTGGACGAGCCGCTGCCCGCCAGCTCATTAGCCACCAGCGGATTAGCCGCCGGCTCGTTGGCCGTTAGCTCGCTGGCCTCACGCGGGGCCAGTCCTGAGGACGGCGACTCTGTGGACTCGCTCACCAAGCTAAGCGTTAAGTTCCCACCGCGGACGGACAGCGAGTATGACTTCCTCAACAGCGCACCGGAGAAGCCTATGCAGCTGGCCGCCACCACTGTGCACCGGACTGGTTTGCTGGTGAGCGTGCTCCCCACTATTGAGGAGCCCTCGAAGGAACTAGGAGTGCCTTTCGCCTACCcgacctcccctcctccctcatcctccATACCCTCAGTGTCTTCCTCAATGTCGCTAGAGAGCGTACGCGGGCCTCAGCAG CCACTCTGGAGCCCAGAGCTGAGTGACGCCGGGGCCGTAGCCTCGTCGCAGGCCTGCGCGGAGCCACACCAGCAGGAGAACTGTGCTTTCTGCCACGCCAGCGTACCCCAAGACCGCATGTACAGCCACCTCAATTCACACTTTAAGAACAGCGCATGCAATTGA